From Coffea arabica cultivar ET-39 chromosome 2e, Coffea Arabica ET-39 HiFi, whole genome shotgun sequence, the proteins below share one genomic window:
- the LOC113730035 gene encoding silicon efflux transporter LSI2 codes for MAMAATVKVVLGSVAFAIFWVLAVFPAVPFLPIGRTAGSLLGAMLMVIFRVITPDQAYAAIDLPILGLLFGTMVVSVYLERADMFKYLGKLLSWKSMGAKDLLCRICLISAISSALFTNDTSCVVLTEFVLKIARQHNLPPHPFLLALASSANIGSSATPIGNPQNLVIAVQSGIQFGDFVIGILPAMLVGVVLNAVILLCMYWRLLSVDKDEEDPALEVVAEEDVSSHRFSPATMSHPTSLNSQEWNSTLESMNISSSPNINGHRNHIETLRSRANASESEIQKAPSEESNPAGNSSPPKELEIETFAHTREETVPSKWVPPLNGFQNGDYSTTSEGKEKWKRVLWKTCVYLVTFGMLISLLLGLNMSWTAITAALALVVLDFKDARPCLEKVSYSLLIFFCGMFITVDGFNKTGIPSALWDLIEPHAQINHTGGIAVLALVILMLSNLASNVPTVLLLGGRVAASAAAISSAEEKKAWLLLAWVSTVAGNLSLLGSAANLIVCEQARRAHHFGYNLSFWSHLKFGFPSTIVITAIGLTLIRG; via the exons ATGGCTATGGCTGCTACAGTTAAAGTGGTTCTTGGCTCCGTTGCCTTCGCTATTTTTTGGGTTCTGGCGGTTTTCCCGGCTGTTCCCTTTCTTCCTATTGGTAGGACTGCAGGGTCTCTTCTTGGGGCTATGCTTATGGTCATCTTCCGAGTTATAACTCCCGATCAAGCCTATGCTGCTATTGATCTTCCAATTCTTGGTCTTCTATTTGGTACAATGGTAGTCAGCGTCTATCTTGAAAGAGCAGACATGTTTAAGTACTTGGGCAAGTTGCTTTCATGGAAAAGTATGGGAGCCAAGGACTTACTCTGTCGAATCTGTTTGATATCTGCAATTTCAAGTGCCCTTTTCACTAATGACACATCTTGTGTGGTTTTAACCGAATTTGTACTGAAAATTGCAAGACAACACAATCTTCCACCTCATCCATTTCTGTTAGCCCTAGCCTCCAGTGCAAATATTGGCTCTTCAGCAACTCCAATTGGGAATCCTCAAAACTTAGTTATAGCAGTCCAGAGTGGAATTCAGTTTGGGGATTTTGTAATTGGAATACTCCCTGCAATGCTTGTGGGAGTTGTTTTAAATGCTGTAATCCTTCTTTGTATGTATTGGAGATTGTTGTCGGTCGACAAGGACGAAGAAGACCCTGCATTGGAGGTGGTTGCCGAAGAAGATGTGAGTTCCCACCGTTTTTCGCCAGCAACTATGTCACATCCTACGTCCTTGAATTCTCAGGAATGGAACTCGACATTGGAATCAATGAACATTAGTAGCTCACCTAATATCAATGGTCATAGGAATCATATTGAGACCCTTAGAAGCAGGGCAAATGCAAGTGAGAGCGAAATCCAAAAAGCCCCAAGTGAGGAGTCTAATCCTGCAGGGAACTCAAGTCCTCCAAAAGAGCTTGAAATTGAAACATTTGCACATACAAGGGAGGAAACTGTCCCTTCAAAATGGGTGCCACCCCTGAATGGATTTCAAAATGGGGACTACAGCACAACCAGTGAAGGGAAGGAGAAATGGAAAAGAGTACTGTGGAAGACTTGTGTTTATCTCGTTACATTTGGAATGCTAATATCTTTGTTACTGGGTCTGAACATGTCATGGACAGCAATAACAGCAGCACTTGCTCTCGTGGTTCTTGATTTTAAGGATGCCAGGCCGTGCTTAGAAAAG GTATCATACTCGCTCTTGATATTCTTTTGTGGAATGTTTATCACAGTAGATGGGTTTAACAAAACAGGAATCCCCAGCGCACTGTGGGATCTTATAGAGCCGCATGCTCAGATTAATCACACTGGTGGAATAGCAGTTCTTGCTCTTGTGATACTTATGCTGTCAAATTTGGCTTCAAATGTGCCAACAG TTCTGCTGCTTGGGGGACGCGTGGCGGCTTCAGCTGCTGCAATATCTTCTGCTGAGGAGAAGAAAGCATGGCTCCTTCTAGCTTGGGTAAGCACTGTAGCAGGAAATCTGTCCCTCTTAGGATCGGCTGCCAACCTGATTGTCTGTGAGCAGGCTCGTCGTGCCCATCATTTCGGCTACAACCTCTCATTTTGGAGTCACCTCAAGTTTGGATTTCCATCCACTATTGTCATCACAGCTATTGGTTTGACACTGATCAGGGGATGA
- the LOC113730037 gene encoding mitogen-activated protein kinase kinase kinase YODA-like isoform X1 translates to MPSWWGKSSSKEAKKKPARESIIDTLHRKLKFPSESKSTGRSGGSRRRSSDTFSEKGSQSRAESRSPSPSKHVSRCQSFAERPQAQPLPLPGLRPASVLRTESGISSSGKPKVEKSSKPSSFLPLPRPACIRHITDSAELDGELVIASISSECSIESDDQTDSRQRSPLESDYELGSRTATGSPSSMIIKDQSPVAQKSPRGSPGAVDLLTHKSVLSSPPKRRPLNSHVPNLHVPCHGAFCSAPDSSMSSPSRSPMRAFGNDQVTGSGFWLGKPYPDLPLLGSGHCSSPGSGQNSGHNSMGGDMSGQLFWQPSRGSPEYSPIPSPRKTSPGPSSRIHSGAVTPIHPRAGGGAHESQTNRSDDGKQQSHRLPLPPVTISNSSPFSHSNSAATSPSVPRSPGRAENLASPGSRWKKGKLLGRGTFGHVYVGFNRGCMAAIEEELSESGEMCAMKEVTLFSDDAKSKESAKQLGQEIIMLSRLRHSNIVQYYGSETVGDKLYIYLEYVSGGSIFKLLQEYGQFGESAIRSYTQQILSGLAYLHTKNTVHRDIKGANILVDPNGRVKLADFGMAKHITGQSCPLSFKGSPYWMAPEVIKNSNGCNLAVDIWSLGCTVLEMATAKPPWSQYEGVAAMFKIGNSKELPAIPDDLSEEGKDFVRQCLQRNPLHRPTAAQLLDHPFVKNAAPLDKPLASTDPTSVIANGVKSPGIEHGRNLPTSESERLAIHSSRVSKSYFHSSDIHIQRNISCPVSPIGSPLLHPRSPPHLNGRMSPSPISSPRTTSGSSTPLSGGAGALPFQHLNQSTYLQEGFGSVPKTPQSPYINGPLYWDSDMFRGMQAGSAFRDLTSSENDALSKQFGRPVFGELHDGQSVLADRVSQQLLGDPVKLNPSLDLNSRSRLTGRTNGV, encoded by the exons ATGCCTTCATGGTGGGGGAAGTCATCATCAaaagaagcaaagaaaaaaccagcaAGAGAAAGCATTATTGACACATTACACCGGAAGCTTAAGTTTCCATCTGAAAGTAAATCTACTGGTAGATCAGGAGGGTCTAGAAGACGGAGCAGTGACACATTTTCTGAAAAAGGGTCTCAGTCCAGAGCGGAATCAAGGTCACCATCACCTTCAAAGCATGTATCAAGATGCCAGAGTTTTGCCGAAAGGCCTCAAGCCCAACCACTTCCCCTACCAGGTCTGCGACCTGCAAGTGTACTGCGCACTGAGTCAGGAATCAGTTCTTCAGGAAAGCCAAAAGTGGAAAAGAGCTCCAAGCCATCATCATTTCTTCCACTTCCAAGGCCTGCCTGCATACGGCATATAACAGATTCTGCAGAGTTAGATGGAGAACTGGTCATTGCTTCTATTTCTAGTGAATGCTCCATTGAGAGTGATGATCAAACAGACTCACGCCAGCGTAGTCCTCTGGAATCTGACTATGAGCTTGGAAGCAGAACTGCCACTGGCAGCCCCTCAAG CATGATTATTAAGGATCAGTCTCCAGTAGCACAGAAAAGCCCAAGAGGATCACCTGGAGCAGTTGATCTTTTGACTCATAAAAGTGTGTTGTCTTCACCGCCTAAAAGAAGACCTCTTAATAGTCATGTCCCCAATCTGCACGTTCCCTGTCATGGTGCCTTTTGCAGTGCTCCAGATAGTTCAATGTCAAGTCCTTCTAGAAGTCCAATGAGAGCTTTCGGTAATGACCAAGTTACAGGTTCTGGATTCTGGCTTGGAAAGCCCTATCCAGACCTTCCGTTACTTGGATCTGGCCACTGTTCGAGTCCGGGCTCAGGTCAGAATTCTGGACATAATTCAATGGGAGGTGATATGTCTGGGCAACTATTTTGGCAGCCTAGTAGGGGCAGCCCTGAGTACTCTCCAATTCCTAGTCCCAGAAAGACAAGTCCTGGTCCTAGTTCCAGAATTCATAGTGGAGCCGTCACCCCAATTCATCCAAGAGCTGGAGGGGGAGCACATGAATCACAGACAAACAGGAGCGATGATGGGAAACAACAAAGTCACCGTTTGCCACTTCCTCCTGTGACAATTTCCAACTCTTCAcctttttctcattcaaattcAGCTGCAACATCTCCCTCAGTACCACGTAGTCCAGGCCGAGCAGAAAATCTTGCAAGCCCTGGCTCACGCTGGAAAAAAGGAAAGTTGTTGGGGAGAGGCACTTTTGGACATGTTTATGTTGGTTTTAACAG gggTTGTATGGCTGCAATAGAGGAGGAGTTAAG TGAAAGTGGTGAAATGTGTGCAATGAAGGAGGTCACATTGTTCTCAGATGATGCAAAGTCCAAGGAAAGTGCAAAGCAATTGGGACAA GAGATTATTATGCTGAGCCGTCTGAGGCATTCAAATATTGTACAGTATTATGGGTCTGAAACG GTTGGTGATaagctatatatatatttggaatATGTATCTGGTGGTTCCATCTTCAAGCTTTTACAAGAATATGGACAATTTGGAGAATCAGCTATACGCAGTTACACACAACAAATTTTGTCTGGTCTTGCAtatttacatacaaaaaatacTGTCCACAG AGATATTAAAGGGGCAAATATCCTTGTGGACCCGAATGGTCGTGTTAAGTTGGCAGACTTTGGTATGGCAAAGCAT ATTACAGGGCAATCATGTCCATTATCTTTTAAGGGAAGCCCATACTGGATGGCACCTGAG GTTATAAAAAATTCGAATGGTTGTAATCTTGCTGTTGACATCTGGAGTCTTGGATGTACAGTCTTGGAAATGGCTACTGCTAAGCCACCTTGGAGCCAGTATGAAGGG GTTGCTGCCATGTTCAAAATTGGGAATAGTAAAGAACTTCCTGCAATTCCTGATGACCTCTCAGAGGAAGGAAAGGACTTTGTGAGGCAGTGTTTGCAGCGGAATCCACTTCATCGTCCTACAGCTGCTCAGCTTTTGGATCACCCATTTGTGAAAAATGCTGCTCCTTTGGATAAACCTCTTGCATCTACTGATCCAACATCTGTGATTGCCAATGGTGTAAAGTCTCCG GGGATTGAACATGGTAGAAATCTCCCAACATCAGAATCAGAAAGGCTTGCTATACACTCTTCCAGAGTATCAAAATCCTATTTCCATTCCAG TGACATCCACATCCAAAGGAATATATCTTGCCCAGTCTCTCCAATTGGAAGCCCTCTGTTACATCCAAGGTCACCTCCACACCTAAATGGGAGGATGTCTCCTTCACCTATATCAAGCCCTCGGACCACATCGGGCTCATCAACACCACTATCAGGGGGTGCTGGTGCTCTCCCTTTTCAACATCTTAATCAGTCAACGTACCTGCAAGAAGGTTTTGGAAGTGTTCCTAAGACTCCACAAAGTCCCTACATCAATGGCCCCTTGTATTGGGATTCTGATATGTTTCGGGGAATGCAGGCTGGATCTGCTTTTCGGGATCTTACATCTAGTGAAAATGATGCTCTGTCAAAGCAGTTTGGAAGGCCTGTTTTTGGAGAACTTCATGATGGACAGTCAGTATTAGCAGATCGTGTGTCTCAGCAGTTGTTAGGGGATCCAGTGAAATTGAATCCATCTTTGGATCTTAACTCACGATCCCGGTTGACCGGCCGCACAAATGGAGTAtaa
- the LOC113730037 gene encoding mitogen-activated protein kinase kinase kinase YODA-like isoform X2, translated as MPSWWGKSSSKEAKKKPARESIIDTLHRKLKFPSESKSTGRSGGSRRRSSDTFSEKGSQSRAESRSPSPSKHVSRCQSFAERPQAQPLPLPGLRPASVLRTESGISSSGKPKVEKSSKPSSFLPLPRPACIRHITDSAELDGELVIASISSECSIESDDQTDSRQRSPLESDYELGSRTATGSPSSMIIKDQSPVAQKSPRGSPGAVDLLTHKSVLSSPPKRRPLNSHVPNLHVPCHGAFCSAPDSSMSSPSRSPMRAFGNDQVTGSGFWLGKPYPDLPLLGSGHCSSPGSGQNSGHNSMGGDMSGQLFWQPSRGSPEYSPIPSPRKTSPGPSSRIHSGAVTPIHPRAGGGAHESQTNRSDDGKQQSHRLPLPPVTISNSSPFSHSNSAATSPSVPRSPGRAENLASPGSRWKKGKLLGRGTFGHVYVGFNSESGEMCAMKEVTLFSDDAKSKESAKQLGQEIIMLSRLRHSNIVQYYGSETVGDKLYIYLEYVSGGSIFKLLQEYGQFGESAIRSYTQQILSGLAYLHTKNTVHRDIKGANILVDPNGRVKLADFGMAKHITGQSCPLSFKGSPYWMAPEVIKNSNGCNLAVDIWSLGCTVLEMATAKPPWSQYEGVAAMFKIGNSKELPAIPDDLSEEGKDFVRQCLQRNPLHRPTAAQLLDHPFVKNAAPLDKPLASTDPTSVIANGVKSPGIEHGRNLPTSESERLAIHSSRVSKSYFHSSDIHIQRNISCPVSPIGSPLLHPRSPPHLNGRMSPSPISSPRTTSGSSTPLSGGAGALPFQHLNQSTYLQEGFGSVPKTPQSPYINGPLYWDSDMFRGMQAGSAFRDLTSSENDALSKQFGRPVFGELHDGQSVLADRVSQQLLGDPVKLNPSLDLNSRSRLTGRTNGV; from the exons ATGCCTTCATGGTGGGGGAAGTCATCATCAaaagaagcaaagaaaaaaccagcaAGAGAAAGCATTATTGACACATTACACCGGAAGCTTAAGTTTCCATCTGAAAGTAAATCTACTGGTAGATCAGGAGGGTCTAGAAGACGGAGCAGTGACACATTTTCTGAAAAAGGGTCTCAGTCCAGAGCGGAATCAAGGTCACCATCACCTTCAAAGCATGTATCAAGATGCCAGAGTTTTGCCGAAAGGCCTCAAGCCCAACCACTTCCCCTACCAGGTCTGCGACCTGCAAGTGTACTGCGCACTGAGTCAGGAATCAGTTCTTCAGGAAAGCCAAAAGTGGAAAAGAGCTCCAAGCCATCATCATTTCTTCCACTTCCAAGGCCTGCCTGCATACGGCATATAACAGATTCTGCAGAGTTAGATGGAGAACTGGTCATTGCTTCTATTTCTAGTGAATGCTCCATTGAGAGTGATGATCAAACAGACTCACGCCAGCGTAGTCCTCTGGAATCTGACTATGAGCTTGGAAGCAGAACTGCCACTGGCAGCCCCTCAAG CATGATTATTAAGGATCAGTCTCCAGTAGCACAGAAAAGCCCAAGAGGATCACCTGGAGCAGTTGATCTTTTGACTCATAAAAGTGTGTTGTCTTCACCGCCTAAAAGAAGACCTCTTAATAGTCATGTCCCCAATCTGCACGTTCCCTGTCATGGTGCCTTTTGCAGTGCTCCAGATAGTTCAATGTCAAGTCCTTCTAGAAGTCCAATGAGAGCTTTCGGTAATGACCAAGTTACAGGTTCTGGATTCTGGCTTGGAAAGCCCTATCCAGACCTTCCGTTACTTGGATCTGGCCACTGTTCGAGTCCGGGCTCAGGTCAGAATTCTGGACATAATTCAATGGGAGGTGATATGTCTGGGCAACTATTTTGGCAGCCTAGTAGGGGCAGCCCTGAGTACTCTCCAATTCCTAGTCCCAGAAAGACAAGTCCTGGTCCTAGTTCCAGAATTCATAGTGGAGCCGTCACCCCAATTCATCCAAGAGCTGGAGGGGGAGCACATGAATCACAGACAAACAGGAGCGATGATGGGAAACAACAAAGTCACCGTTTGCCACTTCCTCCTGTGACAATTTCCAACTCTTCAcctttttctcattcaaattcAGCTGCAACATCTCCCTCAGTACCACGTAGTCCAGGCCGAGCAGAAAATCTTGCAAGCCCTGGCTCACGCTGGAAAAAAGGAAAGTTGTTGGGGAGAGGCACTTTTGGACATGTTTATGTTGGTTTTAACAG TGAAAGTGGTGAAATGTGTGCAATGAAGGAGGTCACATTGTTCTCAGATGATGCAAAGTCCAAGGAAAGTGCAAAGCAATTGGGACAA GAGATTATTATGCTGAGCCGTCTGAGGCATTCAAATATTGTACAGTATTATGGGTCTGAAACG GTTGGTGATaagctatatatatatttggaatATGTATCTGGTGGTTCCATCTTCAAGCTTTTACAAGAATATGGACAATTTGGAGAATCAGCTATACGCAGTTACACACAACAAATTTTGTCTGGTCTTGCAtatttacatacaaaaaatacTGTCCACAG AGATATTAAAGGGGCAAATATCCTTGTGGACCCGAATGGTCGTGTTAAGTTGGCAGACTTTGGTATGGCAAAGCAT ATTACAGGGCAATCATGTCCATTATCTTTTAAGGGAAGCCCATACTGGATGGCACCTGAG GTTATAAAAAATTCGAATGGTTGTAATCTTGCTGTTGACATCTGGAGTCTTGGATGTACAGTCTTGGAAATGGCTACTGCTAAGCCACCTTGGAGCCAGTATGAAGGG GTTGCTGCCATGTTCAAAATTGGGAATAGTAAAGAACTTCCTGCAATTCCTGATGACCTCTCAGAGGAAGGAAAGGACTTTGTGAGGCAGTGTTTGCAGCGGAATCCACTTCATCGTCCTACAGCTGCTCAGCTTTTGGATCACCCATTTGTGAAAAATGCTGCTCCTTTGGATAAACCTCTTGCATCTACTGATCCAACATCTGTGATTGCCAATGGTGTAAAGTCTCCG GGGATTGAACATGGTAGAAATCTCCCAACATCAGAATCAGAAAGGCTTGCTATACACTCTTCCAGAGTATCAAAATCCTATTTCCATTCCAG TGACATCCACATCCAAAGGAATATATCTTGCCCAGTCTCTCCAATTGGAAGCCCTCTGTTACATCCAAGGTCACCTCCACACCTAAATGGGAGGATGTCTCCTTCACCTATATCAAGCCCTCGGACCACATCGGGCTCATCAACACCACTATCAGGGGGTGCTGGTGCTCTCCCTTTTCAACATCTTAATCAGTCAACGTACCTGCAAGAAGGTTTTGGAAGTGTTCCTAAGACTCCACAAAGTCCCTACATCAATGGCCCCTTGTATTGGGATTCTGATATGTTTCGGGGAATGCAGGCTGGATCTGCTTTTCGGGATCTTACATCTAGTGAAAATGATGCTCTGTCAAAGCAGTTTGGAAGGCCTGTTTTTGGAGAACTTCATGATGGACAGTCAGTATTAGCAGATCGTGTGTCTCAGCAGTTGTTAGGGGATCCAGTGAAATTGAATCCATCTTTGGATCTTAACTCACGATCCCGGTTGACCGGCCGCACAAATGGAGTAtaa